In Rhodococcus pseudokoreensis, the DNA window GGGCTCCTCGCCAAGGCCGAGGCCACCGATTTCGCGGAGGAGGCGGAGATCTTCACCGCGAAGGCGCAGGAGTTGATGACGCGCTACGCGATCAACGCCGCCCTCCTCCACACCCAGAACGGGGTGGGCAACACCGCGGTGCACAGTCGCCGCATCCACCTGGAGAATCCGTACGTCAAGGAGAAGGTGCACCTTCTCACCGAGATCGGCGACTCCAACCGGGTGCGCACCGTGTGGTTCAGCTCCCTGGCCATCGCGACCGTGGTCGGCACCCCCCTCGACCTCCAGCAGGTCGACATGCTCTTCACCTCACTGCTGGTGCAGGCCACGCGCGCAATGCAATTCGCGGACGCCGACAGTCGCAGCGGTGCGCGCACCACGTCCTTCCGGAAGGGATTCCTGGCGGGCTTCGCCAGCCGCATCGGGCAGCGGTTACGCGACGCCGACAGCCGGGCCACGGCCGACGCCGCCGACGAGGCGTCGATCCCGGTCGCCGACCTGCTGCCGATCCTGGCCACCAAGTCCGAGGCCGTCGACGCCGAGTTCGACCGCCTGTTTCCGCGAACCAAGAAGGCTCGCGGCCGGGCCGTCGACGCCAACGGCTGGTACGCCGGGCAGGCGGCCGCCGACGACGCGTCGCTGGCGCCCGGGGAGCGTGCCCTCCGGCGGTAGCGCCCGTCTAGTCCTTCCGGGACGCCAGCACCGTTTCGTACAGTTCCCGCTTCGAGACGCCGGTGGTGGCGACGAGCGCGCACGCGTCCTTGAGCCGGGTGCCGTCGGCGACCAGTCGCTCCACCTCGTCGACGAGGTCGGCGGGGTCGGACGCGACGAGGGTGGCGCCCTCCACCACGACGGTGATCTCGCCGCGGACCCCCTCGGCGGCCCACTCGGCGAGTTCGGCGAGGGTGCCGCGGCGCACCTCCTCGTACGTCTTGGTCAGCTCCCGGCAGACGGCGGCGCGGCGGGTGCCGCCGAGCACGTCGGCGGCGTCCGCGAGGCAGTCGGCGAGCCGGTGCGGGGCCTCGAAGAACACGCAGGCGCGTTGCTCGGTGACCAGGGCCTGCAACCACGTCTTGCGCTGACCCTGTTTGCGGGGCGGGAAGCCGTCGAAGCAGAACCGTTCGACGGGCAGCCCGGACAGCGCGAGCGCCGTCGTCACCGCCGACGGTCCGGGCAGGCACGTCACCGCCAGATCCTCGGCCACGCACGCCGACACCAGCCGGTACCCGGGGTCGCTGACCGACGGCATGCCGGCGTCGGTGACGAGGAGGACGGTCTTGCCGGACGCGACGTCGGCGACGAGGGCGGGCAGCCGGGCCGTCTCGACCTGGTCGTAGAAGCTGACGACCTTGCCGGTGATCGTCACGTCGAGCGCGGAGGCGAGGGCCTTGGTGCGGCGGGTGTCCTCGGCGGCGACGACGTCGGCCGTCCCGAGCGCCGTACGCAGCCTCGGCGAGGCGTCACCCACGTCCCCCATCGGTGTTGCGGCGAGCACTAGGCGACCAGTCATGACCCACAGCCTACGATTGCGGCGTGACGATGCTGACGGACGAGCGACCGACGCCCTCCGCACGACAGCCGTCCCTGGTCGGACCGGCGCCCCTCGTGCCGCCCCCCGACTTCGGTCCCGTCGACCGCGCGCGCGGCTGGGTGGTGACCCTGTTCGTCGCGGCGATCGCGGCGATCACCCGGTTCAC includes these proteins:
- a CDS encoding DUF2786 domain-containing protein, which codes for MFDDEVSPQAAAAVHTLMGELSGAYERGWQPADVVHLARRSKEPSDAALAAALVLHEAERTRAAHRAPRDWVEQLRTIGEQYPGASHLAARIPVDGPDVRALAAGLLFEDPYHSVYQLTDLSLSWTNLPGWTVLTPPPSTWPVVRVADLSTAMPGEAEADAKVLNRIRGLLAKAEATDFAEEAEIFTAKAQELMTRYAINAALLHTQNGVGNTAVHSRRIHLENPYVKEKVHLLTEIGDSNRVRTVWFSSLAIATVVGTPLDLQQVDMLFTSLLVQATRAMQFADADSRSGARTTSFRKGFLAGFASRIGQRLRDADSRATADAADEASIPVADLLPILATKSEAVDAEFDRLFPRTKKARGRAVDANGWYAGQAAADDASLAPGERALRR
- the rsmI gene encoding 16S rRNA (cytidine(1402)-2'-O)-methyltransferase yields the protein MTGRLVLAATPMGDVGDASPRLRTALGTADVVAAEDTRRTKALASALDVTITGKVVSFYDQVETARLPALVADVASGKTVLLVTDAGMPSVSDPGYRLVSACVAEDLAVTCLPGPSAVTTALALSGLPVERFCFDGFPPRKQGQRKTWLQALVTEQRACVFFEAPHRLADCLADAADVLGGTRRAAVCRELTKTYEEVRRGTLAELAEWAAEGVRGEITVVVEGATLVASDPADLVDEVERLVADGTRLKDACALVATTGVSKRELYETVLASRKD